Proteins encoded in a region of the Diadema setosum chromosome 7, eeDiaSeto1, whole genome shotgun sequence genome:
- the LOC140231158 gene encoding probable G-protein coupled receptor No18 translates to MPRPSSTPEVSLTPDFPAVHSNGTFNSEGASLSTKIAALSLLPIVIICGLLGNCLVCRAVFRYQKLRCVANSFIVSLAVSDMAVCGIIMPFAAYQELATDKHWRLGSFLCNLWVALDVLLCTASTWNMCAIALDRCMAITNPVWYVNRRTPLMATIAICGTWGLSLVLSVMVLFLMGENFAGSKDYACQVSPRPAIAVVSASVTFYIPCLIVVALYLKIFIAARRHLRGKSIRAALSSLHSNVHKRRSSANHPNKSSGSDTNGNMQADRSAQFPEDANDKNVAGPDIAFELQVSSPAGTPATPSNGCQAPGSTFSGSRLSASVSIQTPFNLNVPDLDPRDRSSVADTSERNDVASSDATKVALSPRSSNRSGQSGRARFKRISFSRERRTAAVLAVVIGVFICCWLPFFIVYIIVGVCSYCHVTDVTFQVLTWLGWCNSILNPLIYTIFNIDFRCAFRKILLEGPC, encoded by the coding sequence ATGCCACGGCCAAGTTCCACGCCCGAAGTTTCGCTGACTCCGGACTTCCCAGCGGTCCACAGCAATGGAACTTTCAACTCCGAAGGAGCGTCCCTGTCGACGAAAATAGCTGCGCTCTCTCTCCTCCCGATCGTCATCATTTGCGGTCTGCTCGGAAACTGTCTTGTATGTCGCGCCGTCTTCCGTTACCAGAAGCTGCGATGTGTGGCGAACAGCTTCATCGTGTCATTGGCCGTGTCGGACATGGCTGTGTGTGGCATTATCATGCCTTTCGCTGCTTACCAAGAGTTGGCAACTGACAAACACTGGCGTCTGGGTTCTTTCCTCTGTAACCTATGGGTGGCGCTTGATGTCTTGTTGTGCACGGCGTCAACATGGAACATGTGCGCCATCGCCCTAGACCGATGCATGGCCATCACCAATCCTGTCTGGTATGTCAATAGACGAACGCCTCTTATGGCAACCATCGCAATCTGTGGAACCTGGGGACTTTCATTGGTCCTTAGCGTCATGGTCCTCTTCCTAATGGGGGAAAATTTCGCCGGAAGCAAGGATTACGCTTGCCAAGTCTCGCCACGCCCTGCCATTGCAGTCGTGTCAGCTTCTGTGACTTTCTATATTCCCTGCTTGATTGTGGTGGCGCTGTACCTGAAAATATTTATCGCTGCCAGACGACACTTGCGCGGGAAATCTATCAGAGCGGCGCTCTCTTCCCTGCATTCCAACGTGCACAAAAGGCGGAGCTCAGCAAACCATCCCAACAAGTCGAGTGGGTCGGACACAAACGGAAACATGCAAGCCGACAGGTCGGCCCAATTTCCTGAAGATGCAAACGATAAAAACGTCGCAGGTCCTGATATTGCCTTTGAACTGCAAGTGTCAAGCCCCGCTGGTACACCAGCAACACCTAGTAATGGCTGCCAAGCACCAGGAAGCACTTTTAGTGGATCTCGTTTGTCAGCAAGCGTCTCAATACAGACTCCTTTTAATTTGAACGTTCCCGATCTCGATCCCAGAGATCGATCATCAGTCGCTGACACGTCGGAACGAAACGATGTCGCCTCGTCCGACGCGACGAAAGTTGCTTTGTCGCCAAGGTCCTCCAACAGAAGTGGACAGAGCGGCAGGGCGAGATTTAAACGGATCTCTTTTTCGAGAGAGCGGCGGACGGCCGCCGTGTTGGCCGTCGTCATTGGGGTTTTCATCTGCTGCTGGTTGCCCTTCTTTATTGTTTACATCATCGTGGGCGTCTGCTCGTATTGTCACGTCACAGATGTGACATTTCAAGTGCTAACCTGGTTAGGATGGTGCAACTCGATTCTGAATCCACTCATTTACACTATCTTTAATATTGACTTTCGATGTGCCTTCCGGAAAATCTTATTGGAAGGCCCGTGCTAG